The proteins below are encoded in one region of Streptomyces sp. NBC_00490:
- a CDS encoding phytanoyl-CoA dioxygenase family protein yields MSLTAARSRTWLTEDDCDLDAFRLLVEQDADPADHPLAERVEQNVPLYDSDRLRSLTATADGRREVQTELIRALLDGPGIVLFKGAFPDATVVDRASEAFTALIEEERAGGTARGDHFAKPGANDRVWNALDKVAVRSPEVFADYYANDMLALISEAWLGPAYQVTSQVNVVNPGGAAQSVHRDYHLGFLTQERVAAYPAHVHRLSPVLTLQGAVAHCDMPVESGPTLYLPHSQKYEPGYLAWRLPQFVEYFDAHHVQLPLAKGDAAFFNPALFHAAGHNRSHAIRRMANLLQISSAFGRAMETVDREAMANALFPVLLRRKAEGVSQDWLRRVVAATAEGYPFPTNLDLDPPVDGLAPPSQAHTVWQAVTEGWTHDRLRQELQAGAERRRG; encoded by the coding sequence ATGTCCCTCACCGCTGCGCGATCACGGACTTGGCTGACCGAGGACGACTGCGATCTCGACGCGTTCCGCTTGCTCGTCGAGCAGGACGCCGACCCGGCCGACCACCCTCTGGCAGAGCGAGTCGAGCAGAATGTTCCCCTCTACGACAGCGACCGGCTCCGTAGCCTGACGGCTACCGCTGACGGCCGACGCGAGGTACAGACCGAGCTGATCAGGGCGCTCCTCGACGGACCCGGCATCGTGCTCTTCAAGGGCGCCTTCCCCGACGCGACGGTCGTGGACCGGGCTTCCGAGGCCTTCACCGCGCTGATTGAGGAGGAGCGCGCGGGCGGCACCGCCCGCGGCGATCACTTCGCCAAGCCGGGCGCCAACGACCGAGTCTGGAATGCACTGGACAAGGTGGCCGTACGGTCCCCCGAGGTGTTCGCCGACTACTACGCCAACGACATGCTGGCGCTGATCTCCGAGGCCTGGCTGGGCCCTGCCTACCAGGTGACCTCCCAGGTCAACGTCGTCAACCCGGGCGGGGCCGCGCAAAGCGTGCACCGCGACTACCACCTCGGTTTCCTCACCCAGGAACGCGTCGCGGCCTATCCGGCGCATGTCCACCGCTTGTCGCCCGTGCTCACCCTCCAGGGCGCCGTCGCCCACTGCGACATGCCCGTCGAGTCCGGCCCGACGCTCTACCTGCCGCACTCGCAGAAGTACGAGCCCGGTTACCTCGCCTGGCGACTCCCGCAGTTCGTCGAGTACTTCGATGCCCACCATGTCCAGCTCCCCTTGGCCAAGGGCGACGCGGCCTTCTTCAACCCCGCGCTCTTCCATGCCGCCGGACACAACCGCTCGCACGCCATCCGGCGCATGGCCAACCTGCTGCAGATCTCCTCCGCATTCGGCCGCGCCATGGAGACAGTGGACCGCGAGGCGATGGCGAACGCGCTCTTCCCGGTGCTGCTGCGGCGCAAGGCCGAGGGGGTTTCGCAGGACTGGCTTCGCCGCGTGGTCGCCGCCACTGCTGAGGGCTACCCCTTCCCCACCAACTTGGACCTCGACCCCCCGGTCGACGGTCTCGCACCGCCCTCCCAGGCGCACACTGTCTGGCAAGCCGTAACCGAGGGCTGGACCCACGACCGACTGCGCCAGGAACTGCAGGCTGGCGCCGAGCGCCGCCGCGGCTGA
- a CDS encoding helicase associated domain-containing protein has translation MAVPVRRSQSDRWTANLAAARQFHARERHSPPAREHVEVVDGEEIRLGSFLDNTRRRAARLPAERRADLDALGMRW, from the coding sequence GTGGCGGTGCCAGTACGGCGTTCGCAGAGCGACCGGTGGACGGCCAACCTCGCGGCCGCCCGTCAGTTCCACGCGCGGGAACGGCACTCGCCGCCGGCGCGCGAGCACGTCGAGGTCGTCGACGGCGAGGAGATCAGGCTCGGGTCCTTCCTGGACAACACGCGGCGCCGTGCGGCCAGACTGCCGGCCGAGCGGCGTGCGGATCTCGATGCCCTCGGCATGCGCTGGTAG
- a CDS encoding LacI family DNA-binding transcriptional regulator, which produces MRHPYPIREIARQAGLSTATVDRVLNNRGSVTESTIREVHQAIKDLDRQQTQVRIGGHTFMIDIVMQAPERFSAAVREALEAELPALHPAVVRSRFHFRETCPPGEMTGILDKIAKRGTQGVILKAPDVPEVAAAVGRLAAAGIPVVTLVTDLPHSARLAYVGIDNRAAGATAAYLLEQWLGGRPGNVLTTISRGSFRGEEERDMGFRSAMRLAQPRRSLVEVTDSDGLDATQRDLVLEALKRDEDIVAVYSMGGGNFATLDAFDALGRPCAVFIAHDLDHDNTRLLRERRLSAVLHHDLRQDVRRACQTIMRANKALPDGGPPLPSAIHVVTPFNLPPA; this is translated from the coding sequence ATGCGCCACCCCTACCCCATCAGGGAAATCGCCCGGCAGGCCGGACTGAGCACCGCGACGGTCGACCGGGTGCTCAACAACCGGGGCAGCGTCACCGAAAGCACGATCAGGGAAGTGCATCAAGCGATCAAAGACCTGGACCGTCAGCAGACCCAGGTCCGCATCGGGGGCCACACCTTCATGATCGACATCGTGATGCAGGCACCGGAGCGGTTCTCCGCCGCCGTACGCGAGGCGCTCGAGGCCGAACTGCCTGCCCTGCACCCCGCCGTCGTCCGCTCACGTTTCCACTTCCGCGAGACCTGCCCGCCCGGCGAGATGACCGGCATCCTCGACAAGATCGCCAAGCGTGGCACGCAGGGTGTGATCCTCAAGGCTCCCGACGTGCCTGAGGTCGCCGCCGCCGTAGGGCGACTGGCCGCGGCCGGCATCCCTGTGGTCACCTTGGTGACCGACCTGCCCCACAGCGCGCGCCTGGCCTACGTCGGCATCGATAACCGCGCGGCAGGCGCCACCGCCGCCTACCTTCTCGAACAGTGGCTCGGCGGCCGACCCGGCAATGTGCTCACCACCATCAGCCGGGGCTCCTTCCGAGGCGAGGAGGAACGCGACATGGGATTCCGCAGCGCGATGCGCCTCGCGCAGCCCAGACGCTCACTGGTGGAGGTCACCGACAGCGACGGCCTGGACGCCACCCAGCGCGACCTGGTGCTCGAGGCGCTCAAGCGCGACGAGGACATCGTCGCGGTCTACTCGATGGGAGGGGGCAACTTTGCCACGCTGGACGCCTTCGACGCGCTGGGCAGGCCGTGTGCCGTCTTCATCGCGCACGATCTCGATCACGACAACACCCGTCTCCTGCGCGAGCGCCGTCTCTCTGCGGTGCTCCACCACGATCTGCGCCAGGACGTGCGCCGCGCTTGCCAGACCATCATGCGCGCCAACAAGGCACTGCCGGACGGCGGCCCGCCCCTGCCCTCGGCGATCCACGTGGTCACGCCGTTCAACCTGCCGCCCGCGTGA
- a CDS encoding AlbA family DNA-binding domain-containing protein, translated as MLDFDSSRAVVGLLERQLLIKAVLSASAADETQWLEWKSSLEMDKAHGQFTVAKAILGFANRMPDVASRWTEGHAYLLVGVEPGNLCGTPQHDGANLFPWLSKYAGEAVRFDVTYVPFDAGSGTAHVMFVDVVPPRWGDPLHTLQKTYADFQNGTIFVRRPSQTIPARAVDIEALSARLIHREQQMDIEVAVADGAVLDLHVDERQLEDTLDAKRRVLLSSLPPPRRVPSTDGVIRIESRDGRPRAKLSGQYGLSVKDLEEMERRRREGEALSDEEQQAFDRHQERLDIAAMAMQLVVSRDVRSHDEYRAEVDAYIEKCRQQLPSALCVTAALRGTPLLLRLDNRTDLMLHKVQVIATLSPDQIPVMGVARKSTVSDPVVIPWPEPPPAYGEKTPMSLGAFPKTPGLSSLMGTAEASRRPVTERPEILKSAEGLSIRFPPVDLRAHASESLPAITLFGRDIPADSTAIRWTATCTNLNGRQEKALQVPVCHTTVLPPPED; from the coding sequence ATGCTCGATTTCGACTCCTCCCGGGCTGTGGTGGGCCTGCTCGAGCGGCAGCTCCTGATCAAGGCCGTACTGAGTGCATCGGCCGCTGATGAAACACAGTGGCTGGAGTGGAAGTCGTCGCTTGAGATGGATAAGGCACATGGGCAGTTCACAGTGGCCAAAGCGATCCTCGGTTTCGCCAATCGCATGCCGGACGTTGCCAGCAGGTGGACCGAGGGCCATGCCTATCTTCTGGTGGGCGTAGAGCCGGGCAATCTCTGCGGGACTCCCCAGCATGACGGCGCGAACCTCTTTCCCTGGCTGAGTAAATACGCAGGTGAGGCAGTGCGCTTCGACGTGACGTACGTTCCCTTTGACGCTGGATCAGGTACTGCGCACGTCATGTTCGTTGATGTAGTCCCTCCACGGTGGGGAGATCCCCTGCATACCTTGCAGAAGACCTATGCGGACTTCCAGAACGGCACGATCTTCGTCCGGCGGCCGAGTCAGACCATTCCCGCCCGCGCTGTCGACATCGAGGCACTCTCCGCGAGGCTGATACATCGCGAGCAGCAGATGGACATCGAGGTTGCCGTTGCCGACGGAGCCGTCCTCGATCTTCACGTTGACGAACGCCAACTCGAAGACACTCTGGATGCGAAGCGGCGCGTGCTGCTGTCGTCACTGCCTCCGCCGAGGCGCGTGCCTTCCACAGACGGGGTGATCAGGATCGAATCCCGTGATGGTCGCCCCCGCGCCAAGTTGAGCGGGCAGTACGGCCTGTCGGTGAAGGACCTGGAGGAAATGGAACGTCGGAGACGTGAAGGCGAGGCACTTTCCGATGAGGAGCAGCAGGCTTTCGACCGGCATCAGGAGCGCCTGGACATCGCAGCGATGGCCATGCAGTTGGTGGTGTCCAGGGACGTGCGGTCGCACGATGAATATCGGGCGGAAGTCGACGCCTACATCGAGAAGTGCCGGCAGCAGCTTCCGTCTGCACTCTGCGTCACAGCGGCGTTGCGCGGTACGCCCTTGCTGCTCCGTCTCGACAACCGAACAGACCTGATGCTTCATAAAGTGCAGGTCATCGCCACTTTGAGTCCGGACCAGATCCCCGTCATGGGCGTCGCGCGCAAGAGCACCGTGTCCGATCCTGTTGTGATTCCCTGGCCGGAGCCACCGCCCGCCTACGGCGAGAAGACCCCGATGTCGTTGGGCGCTTTCCCGAAAACGCCGGGTTTGAGCTCGCTGATGGGTACGGCCGAAGCGAGCCGCCGACCAGTGACCGAGCGACCCGAGATCCTCAAGTCTGCAGAAGGTCTGTCCATCCGCTTCCCACCAGTCGACCTGCGTGCCCACGCCTCAGAGTCTCTGCCTGCGATCACCCTGTTCGGGCGAGACATCCCGGCGGACAGCACAGCCATCCGATGGACCGCAACCTGTACCAACCTCAACGGCAGGCAGGAAAAGGCCCTCCAAGTCCCGGTCTGTCACACCACGGTGCTGCCGCCGCCGGAAGACTGA
- a CDS encoding helicase associated domain-containing protein translates to MQAAGALPAGPGDVVVQGEDLGVWIAGQVAGWDRLVPVQQYLLETIGVDPEAETVAVPVRRSQSDRWATNLAAARQLHAREGHLQPARKHVELVDGEEIRLGSFLDNTRRRAAKLPAEQRADLDALGMRW, encoded by the coding sequence GTGCAGGCGGCCGGGGCGCTCCCGGCCGGGCCGGGGGACGTCGTCGTCCAGGGCGAGGACCTCGGGGTGTGGATCGCCGGGCAGGTGGCCGGGTGGGACCGGCTCGTGCCCGTCCAGCAGTACCTGCTGGAGACCATCGGTGTCGATCCGGAGGCCGAGACCGTGGCGGTGCCGGTACGGCGTTCGCAGAGCGACCGATGGGCAACCAACCTCGCGGCCGCACGCCAGCTCCACGCCCGGGAAGGGCACTTGCAGCCGGCGCGCAAGCACGTGGAGCTCGTCGACGGCGAGGAGATCAGGCTCGGGTCGTTCCTGGACAACACCCGCCGCCGCGCCGCGAAGCTGCCGGCAGAGCAGCGTGCGGATCTCGACGCCCTCGGCATGCGCTGGTAG
- a CDS encoding effector-associated constant component EACC1, whose protein sequence is MRIIITVRDDNARRDGAAPCVLLRQWLDEQPELRGRTRRQTVAIPPPGEMGVAADALLALLEPGGVAAAFAGAVVAWAQTRRGSQTITVRQSDGREVTIVSTHVRGMDAEQSADLARRLVADLMTPTQEPTDTPGVSLQPPE, encoded by the coding sequence ATGCGGATCATCATCACCGTGCGGGACGACAATGCTCGGCGTGATGGAGCGGCCCCGTGCGTGCTGCTGCGGCAATGGTTGGACGAGCAGCCCGAGTTACGCGGCCGGACGCGGCGGCAGACGGTCGCGATTCCCCCTCCGGGTGAGATGGGAGTGGCCGCCGACGCCCTGCTCGCACTCCTCGAACCCGGTGGTGTGGCGGCGGCGTTCGCCGGGGCGGTGGTGGCCTGGGCCCAGACCCGCAGGGGCAGTCAGACGATCACGGTCCGGCAGAGTGATGGCCGGGAAGTCACCATCGTGTCCACGCATGTCAGGGGCATGGACGCCGAGCAATCCGCGGATCTGGCACGGCGGTTGGTCGCCGACCTCATGACCCCGACGCAGGAGCCGACCGACACTCCTGGCGTCAGCCTCCAGCCGCCTGAGTGA
- a CDS encoding helicase associated domain-containing protein, producing MPVVPTRRSQDELWERNMTAARQFHAREGHLRVPRQHREIVEGELLGLGSFIANARRRAAKLSPERREALHALGMRW from the coding sequence ATGCCGGTGGTGCCGACGCGGCGCTCGCAGGACGAACTGTGGGAGCGGAACATGACCGCAGCCCGACAGTTCCACGCCCGCGAAGGACACCTGCGTGTACCTCGCCAGCACCGCGAGATTGTTGAGGGCGAGCTGCTCGGGCTGGGGTCGTTCATCGCCAACGCCCGCAGGAGGGCCGCAAAGCTGAGCCCCGAACGCCGTGAAGCCCTCCACGCGTTGGGGATGCGCTGGTAG
- the fxsT gene encoding FxSxx-COOH system tetratricopeptide repeat protein: protein MSAIDGSGTASDGTSDRQWFISHAGADRAWAEWVGWQLLDAGHQVELDYWHWGAGDNFVMKMNAALERGRLLALFSPAYFEPERFTTPEWTAMVATREKITPLRVTAVEPPAILRPLLSRDLFGLSPVEARRVLLEAVDGPSRPDEEPPFPGPGGVLRQVGASGPRLPGSLPRVRNLPARNAAFTGRDSLLVHLREALASGQRVAVQALYGRGGVGKTQLAVEYAYRFAGEYELAWWIAAEDPALIPDQLAALAARTGAAPVGTLAAAAVELLLGELGERSRWLLVFDNAEDPDALAPFLPGGPGHVLITSRNPHWNSYAVPLDVDTLSRTESVALLRAQGAVLTDADADDIAATLDDLPLALAQAAALLLRGLSAADLKKELAANLVAVMAQRHPPGYPAALAAQVRLTRTRLETDHPGAVAVVNALALLAPEPFPLTTCASHLPDQASTLLKEVVDSRLAVVGAVEAVARHGLARVQGGTLQLHRFTQDMLKGQMASQELDQAVADAEALLTAADPGWAGEPRFWPAWQVLLPHALAIDPARLTTSRGRDVVGVACWYLMDRGQARPARERLQRLHDTWLQQLGPDDVDTLRAAHSLARAYDDTQDHERARALDEDTLARLRRLYGEDHPDTLASAHNLAVRLWALGRYEEALALDQKTLETRRQVLGSEHPDTLNTAAALAIRLAAVGRVGEAVVLGEETLEARRRVLGLEHPDTLITASNLAIWLASVGRVGEAVVLGEETLEVQRRVLGLEHPNTLNTASNLAVDLADAGRVREARVLGEETLEARRRVLGSEHPHTLGTVGLLEWLERQQAEGEES from the coding sequence ATGAGCGCGATCGATGGGTCCGGCACGGCATCTGACGGCACGTCGGACCGGCAATGGTTCATCAGTCATGCGGGTGCGGACCGGGCATGGGCGGAGTGGGTCGGCTGGCAGCTCCTGGACGCCGGGCACCAGGTCGAGCTGGACTACTGGCACTGGGGTGCGGGCGACAACTTCGTTATGAAGATGAACGCCGCCCTCGAGCGCGGTCGGCTGCTGGCGTTGTTCTCCCCGGCGTACTTTGAGCCGGAGCGGTTCACCACGCCGGAGTGGACCGCGATGGTGGCGACGCGGGAGAAGATCACCCCGCTCCGGGTGACCGCGGTGGAGCCGCCGGCGATCCTGCGCCCGCTGCTCAGCCGGGACCTGTTCGGCCTGAGCCCGGTAGAGGCTCGTCGGGTGTTGCTGGAGGCGGTCGACGGCCCGTCCCGGCCGGATGAGGAGCCGCCCTTCCCTGGCCCGGGTGGGGTGTTGCGGCAGGTCGGAGCCAGCGGCCCGCGTCTGCCCGGGAGTCTTCCCAGAGTGCGGAACCTGCCCGCCCGGAACGCGGCTTTCACTGGCCGCGACAGTCTCCTGGTGCACCTGCGTGAGGCGCTGGCGTCCGGGCAGCGGGTGGCGGTCCAGGCCTTGTACGGCCGGGGCGGGGTGGGCAAAACTCAGCTGGCGGTGGAGTACGCGTACCGGTTCGCTGGCGAGTACGAACTGGCCTGGTGGATTGCCGCGGAAGATCCGGCTTTGATCCCCGACCAGCTTGCCGCTCTCGCCGCCCGGACCGGCGCTGCCCCAGTCGGCACCCTGGCCGCCGCTGCGGTCGAGCTGCTGCTGGGTGAGCTGGGGGAGCGCTCGCGCTGGCTGCTGGTCTTCGACAACGCCGAAGACCCCGACGCCTTGGCCCCGTTCCTGCCCGGCGGCCCCGGGCATGTGCTGATCACCTCCCGCAACCCCCACTGGAACAGTTACGCCGTTCCCCTCGACGTCGACACCCTGTCCCGTACCGAGTCGGTGGCGTTGCTGCGCGCCCAGGGTGCCGTCCTGACCGATGCGGACGCGGACGACATCGCCGCCACCCTGGACGATCTGCCGCTCGCGCTGGCGCAGGCGGCCGCGCTGCTTCTTCGGGGTTTGTCGGCGGCGGATTTGAAGAAGGAGCTGGCGGCGAACCTGGTGGCGGTGATGGCTCAGAGGCATCCGCCCGGCTACCCGGCCGCGCTGGCCGCGCAGGTTCGGCTCACCCGTACCCGCCTGGAAACCGACCATCCCGGAGCGGTCGCGGTGGTGAATGCGCTGGCCCTGCTGGCACCCGAACCCTTCCCCCTCACCACCTGCGCCAGCCACCTCCCCGACCAGGCCTCCACCCTCCTGAAAGAAGTGGTTGATTCACGGTTGGCGGTGGTGGGTGCGGTGGAAGCGGTCGCCCGGCACGGTCTGGCCCGCGTCCAGGGCGGCACCCTCCAACTGCACCGCTTCACCCAGGACATGCTCAAGGGCCAGATGGCCAGCCAGGAGCTCGACCAGGCCGTGGCCGATGCTGAAGCACTCCTGACCGCGGCCGACCCCGGCTGGGCCGGTGAGCCGCGGTTCTGGCCGGCCTGGCAGGTTCTGCTCCCGCACGCCCTGGCCATCGACCCTGCCCGGCTCACCACCAGCCGGGGCCGGGACGTGGTGGGGGTGGCGTGCTGGTATCTGATGGACCGCGGGCAGGCCCGCCCGGCCCGGGAGCGGCTGCAACGGCTGCATGACACCTGGCTGCAACAGCTGGGCCCTGACGACGTGGACACCCTGCGGGCCGCCCACAGCCTGGCCCGCGCCTACGACGACACCCAGGACCACGAACGCGCCCGCGCGCTGGACGAAGACACGCTCGCCCGCCTCCGACGCCTCTACGGCGAGGACCACCCCGACACCCTGGCCAGCGCCCACAACCTTGCCGTCCGGCTGTGGGCGCTGGGACGGTACGAGGAAGCCCTCGCCCTGGACCAGAAGACGTTGGAGACGCGCCGTCAGGTGTTGGGGTCGGAGCATCCGGACACGCTGAACACGGCAGCCGCACTGGCCATCCGGCTAGCGGCTGTGGGTCGGGTGGGGGAGGCGGTGGTGTTGGGGGAGGAGACGCTGGAGGCGCGGCGTCGGGTGTTGGGGTTGGAGCATCCGGACACGTTGATCACGGCGTCGAACCTGGCCATTTGGTTGGCGTCTGTGGGTCGGGTGGGGGAGGCGGTGGTGTTGGGGGAGGAGACGCTGGAGGTGCAGCGTCGGGTGTTGGGGTTGGAGCATCCGAACACGCTGAACACGGCGTCGAACCTGGCCGTCGACCTGGCGGATGCAGGTCGAGTGAGAGAGGCGCGTGTGCTGGGTGAGGAGACGTTGGAGGCGCGGCGTCGGGTGTTGGGGTCGGAGCATCCGCACACGCTGGGCACGGTCGGTCTGCTGGAGTGGCTGGAGCGCCAGCAGGCCGAGGGCGAAGAGTCCTGA
- the fxsT gene encoding FxSxx-COOH system tetratricopeptide repeat protein, which translates to MSDTGASDGTSDQVWFISHAGADRAWAEWIAWQLTEAGHRVELDDWDWGAGDNFILKMNAALERGRMLALFSPAYFELERFTTSEWTAVLARKEKIVPVRIEEATPPPILSSLLAPDLFGLHDHEARQALLRAVNGPTRPGTSPPRPQGMRARAGDESGPRLPGSLPEVWNLPARNAAFTGRDTLLAHLHQQLVPASRVAVHALHGRGGVGKTQLAIEYAHRFAGAYECAWWIAAEDPALIPDQLARLAADKELVPAATPAAEAIAALLRELRTRDRWLLIFDNAENPDALVPFLPGGRGHVLITSRNPHWNNYAVPLDIDTLSRTESVTLLRAQGAVLTDADADHIAATLDDLPLALAQAAALLTRGLSAADLKEELEANLVQVMAQGHPFGYPAALAAQVHLTRTRLKTDHPSAATVVDALALLAPEPFPLTTCAGHLPDQTSPLLKETVGSRLEAVGAVEVVARHGLARVQGGTLQLHRLTQDMLKGQMTGQEHDRAVADAEALLTAAYPGRTGEPRSWPAWQVLLPHALALDPALLTTSWGRYVVGVACWYLMDRGQARPARERLQRLYDTCLQQLDPDHDDTLHAAHNLARAYHDTQDHEQALALDEDTLARRRRLYGDDHPDTLVSAHSLAVRLWSLGRHEEALALDEKTLETRSRVLGSEDPNTLLTSTALVVRLADVGRVDEAVVLGEGTLEVQRRVLGSEHPGALLTAYNLAICLADVGRVDEAVALGEETLEVRRRALGSDHPDTLNAFGALEWLKRKQAEGEKS; encoded by the coding sequence ATGAGCGATACGGGGGCGTCGGACGGCACGTCGGACCAGGTGTGGTTCATCAGTCACGCCGGGGCGGACCGGGCGTGGGCGGAGTGGATCGCCTGGCAGCTGACGGAGGCCGGGCACCGGGTGGAGCTGGACGACTGGGACTGGGGTGCGGGCGACAACTTCATCCTGAAGATGAACGCCGCCCTGGAGCGGGGCCGGATGCTGGCGTTGTTCTCTCCGGCCTACTTCGAGCTCGAGCGGTTCACCACGTCGGAGTGGACCGCGGTCCTGGCCCGGAAGGAAAAGATCGTCCCGGTCCGCATCGAGGAGGCCACCCCGCCGCCGATCCTGAGTTCCCTCCTGGCCCCGGACCTGTTCGGACTGCACGACCACGAGGCCCGCCAGGCGCTGCTGCGCGCGGTGAACGGCCCCACCAGACCCGGCACATCACCACCGCGCCCGCAGGGAATGCGCGCCCGGGCAGGCGACGAGAGTGGGCCGCGGCTGCCCGGCAGCCTGCCTGAGGTATGGAACCTGCCGGCCCGCAACGCGGCCTTCACCGGCCGCGACACCCTCCTGGCCCATCTTCACCAGCAGCTTGTACCAGCCAGTCGGGTCGCCGTCCACGCCCTCCACGGCCGGGGCGGGGTCGGCAAGACCCAGCTGGCGATCGAGTACGCGCACCGCTTCGCCGGCGCCTACGAATGCGCCTGGTGGATCGCCGCGGAAGACCCCGCCCTGATCCCCGACCAGCTGGCCCGGCTTGCTGCGGACAAAGAACTCGTACCCGCAGCAACACCCGCGGCTGAGGCGATCGCCGCGCTCCTGCGCGAGCTGCGCACCCGGGACCGCTGGCTCCTCATCTTCGACAACGCCGAAAACCCCGACGCCCTCGTCCCGTTCCTGCCCGGCGGAAGGGGCCACGTCCTGATCACCTCCCGCAACCCCCACTGGAACAACTACGCCGTCCCCCTCGACATCGACACCCTCTCCCGCACCGAATCGGTGACCTTGCTGCGCGCCCAGGGCGCCGTCCTCACCGACGCGGACGCCGACCACATCGCCGCCACCCTCGACGATCTCCCGCTGGCGCTGGCGCAGGCGGCCGCGCTGTTGACCCGGGGTTTGTCGGCGGCGGATCTTAAGGAGGAACTGGAGGCGAACCTGGTGCAGGTGATGGCGCAGGGGCATCCGTTCGGCTACCCGGCCGCGCTGGCCGCGCAGGTCCACCTCACTCGCACCCGCCTCAAGACTGACCACCCCAGTGCCGCCACGGTGGTGGATGCGCTGGCCCTGTTGGCACCCGAGCCCTTCCCCCTCACCACCTGCGCCGGCCACCTCCCTGACCAGACCTCTCCGCTACTGAAGGAGACGGTGGGTTCGCGGCTGGAGGCGGTGGGTGCGGTGGAGGTGGTCGCCCGGCATGGTCTGGCCCGCGTCCAGGGCGGCACTCTGCAACTGCACCGCCTGACCCAGGACATGCTGAAGGGGCAGATGACCGGCCAGGAGCACGACCGGGCGGTGGCGGATGCCGAAGCACTCCTGACCGCGGCATACCCCGGCCGGACCGGTGAGCCGCGGTCCTGGCCGGCCTGGCAGGTTCTGCTCCCGCACGCCCTGGCCCTCGACCCCGCCCTGCTCACCACCAGCTGGGGACGGTACGTGGTGGGGGTGGCGTGCTGGTATCTGATGGACCGCGGGCAGGCCCGCCCGGCCCGGGAGCGGCTGCAACGGCTGTATGACACCTGCCTGCAGCAGCTGGACCCGGACCACGACGACACCCTGCATGCCGCCCACAACCTGGCTCGCGCCTACCACGACACCCAAGACCATGAACAGGCCCTCGCTTTGGACGAGGACACCCTCGCCCGCCGCCGACGCCTCTACGGTGACGACCACCCCGACACCCTGGTCAGCGCCCACAGCCTTGCCGTCCGGTTGTGGTCGCTGGGACGGCACGAGGAAGCTCTCGCCCTGGACGAGAAGACGCTGGAGACGCGCAGTCGGGTGTTGGGATCGGAGGATCCGAACACACTGCTCACGTCGACCGCACTGGTTGTCCGATTGGCGGATGTGGGTCGGGTGGATGAGGCGGTGGTGCTGGGGGAGGGGACGTTGGAGGTGCAGCGTCGGGTGTTGGGGTCGGAGCATCCGGGCGCGCTGCTCACGGCGTACAACCTGGCCATCTGTTTGGCGGATGTGGGTCGGGTGGATGAGGCGGTGGCGTTGGGGGAGGAGACGCTGGAGGTGCGCCGTCGGGCGTTGGGCTCGGACCATCCGGACACGCTGAACGCATTCGGTGCGCTGGAGTGGCTGAAGCGGAAGCAGGCTGAGGGCGAAAAGTCCTGA